Below is a window of Deltaproteobacteria bacterium DNA.
GAGCCGCCAATGGCCCGGTAATCGGTGGAGCAGCCGCAAACTTTGCTGCAGCAGCTAAAGCTTTTGCACCACCAATATAATCACCTAAAAAATAATAACGATTAAATCCTAATAAAAAAGGTAAGCGCCAATCATTGGGGCAATATTTTTGCCCACGTTCAAGAAACGTAACCGCAACTTTTATATCCATGCCTTTAACGGTTAGGGCCGTACCGGCAAAAAAATAGGCGCTATCAAAGTAAGGATCGAGTTCAGTAATGCGGTAAATAAACGGTTCAAGATTTGGATAAGACCACTTGTGCATGCCTTTGTCGCCAAAATGCGACAACGCGCGTAACCAATAATAATCGGCAACGACTGAACGATAACCCATGCTTAAAATATTTAAGGCGCGCATTGAAGGCAGTGCTTCGTGTGGCGAGGTGGGCATGGGTAATTTTTGCTCATGCAAATTGCTATGAATAAAACCGGTGATAATAACGCCTATAATAAAAACCACTAGCAATCGCACGATGATTCACCTTTGTCGCCATACCAATATTATTGGTTAGTAACAAATCCCTCACTGAAAGCTGCATCAGCTAATCGTTTATCAAAAGTATGAAAAACTCGACCAGTTGGTTCACCAGCCCATACTAAAGCAGCTGCTAACTGTAAGGCATCAGCCGCTTTTAAGCTGTGCGTACATAATAACCGTACGGCTAAAGGTTTAACTTTTTCAACATCAATTACCATACGACATGAAGCTATGAGTTCATCGGCTCGTTTAGTTACATGCATTAATTGTTGCATATCAACAATACCTTCGCGATATCGCCGCTGCAAGGCCGAGATAATTTCTATTGGGGTTAAAGTCCAAACAACAATAGCTGCATCTTCATGCAACCATGATTTTGTTTTAATCGTAAATTTTTCTTTTATTAACAAAGGAACCAATGCTGATGTATCCCAAAACCTCACTGTTCACTCTCATCACGTTCTGCTAACACCGCATCTACAAGATTTAACTCCAATGATGATATTTGTTTAAGCCATTTGGATGACAGCACTTTTAAGGGAGGGCGTAAAACCCCTGCATTTTCTAGTTCTACAATTCTTGCATCTTCAGTGCCCAAACGATCAGTATTAGATGCCGGTGTTAGCTTTGCTATTACATGATTTCGATCACGCACTAATACGATTTCACCGCGCCGCACACGTTTTAAGTATTTGCTAAGATTGTTTTTAAGCTCGGCGGTACCAATTGAAATCATAGCTATTATATAGCCTATTAATATAGCTATATCAAGGCTATATTATTTCATAATTTAAGTGCCGTTAGCCACATTGGTTAAATTATTAGCATTATCGATTGTCCACGTGTCACAAGAACTTAAGTTATGAGCAGCACCGGTGGTAAACGCCGTTGTTGATTGAGAACCCGACCCCGCAGGTTTAGTGGTGCAAGTAGCATCTGCTGATGATAAATCGTTAGTGCCGTCTACCCAGTAATTATATTTATAGTTAGCTTCTGGCGACCAACCGCAAAGGCCACATACATAGGTACTACGCTCAGCATAATTAGCTTTGGCAGAAGTAAAAAAGGCTTTAAGATTAGCTTTGGCTTCTGATTGTTTGGCTCTATTTTGAAA
It encodes the following:
- a CDS encoding prepilin-type N-terminal cleavage/methylation domain-containing protein, which gives rise to MKKKLMLHKIERGFTMIEIMIVVAIIGILAAIAIPNFAKFQNRAKQSEAKANLKAFFTSAKANYAERSTYVCGLCGWSPEANYKYNYWVDGTNDLSSADATCTTKPAGSGSQSTTAFTTGAAHNLSSCDTWTIDNANNLTNVANGT
- a CDS encoding type II toxin-antitoxin system prevent-host-death family antitoxin, whose translation is MISIGTAELKNNLSKYLKRVRRGEIVLVRDRNHVIAKLTPASNTDRLGTEDARIVELENAGVLRPPLKVLSSKWLKQISSLELNLVDAVLAERDESEQ
- a CDS encoding type II toxin-antitoxin system VapC family toxin, which produces MRFWDTSALVPLLIKEKFTIKTKSWLHEDAAIVVWTLTPIEIISALQRRYREGIVDMQQLMHVTKRADELIASCRMVIDVEKVKPLAVRLLCTHSLKAADALQLAAALVWAGEPTGRVFHTFDKRLADAAFSEGFVTNQ